The following is a genomic window from Paralichthys olivaceus isolate ysfri-2021 chromosome 3, ASM2471397v2, whole genome shotgun sequence.
TCCAGCCAGGGACCAGCCGGAATCAGGAGACAGGCCCCCCAGGAAGATGTCCACCCCCTGCTTCAGGAAGTCTATGTTGCCTGCTTGGCTCCTGGAAGTGCTGGCTGCCTCTATTTCTTCATCCAGCACTAGAGTCCACCGGGAGACGTGAGCCCACGGTGCCGCCATGAACACTTGGACACTGTGCCACTCTCCATCACTGACGCTCGTCTGGCTGCTGAGGCTGACTGTAGAGATGGCCTCTTCCTCACTGTCGCCCACAGTGGTGGCACTCTGAAGCTCCATGAAGAGGAAACCGTCCTGGACAGAGACCGTGATGAATGCAGAGCCCTTCTCTGCGTGCAGGATGGCCGTGTTACGCCTCCGTGTGCGTAGGTTCAGGGAGAGGTTGGTCAGGTTGCGGGAAATCTGTCCGTTTCCCCTGAAGGACAGCACGGTGCTGTCATTCAGGAAGGTTGCATTGGAATAACCTGAGAGATCAGCAGATGACATTAATATTTGTCATGCATATTTGtttccacattcacacacttacTTTGTTGCACCATCGTCAGAATCgtatgtttgaagaagtggtcaccatttacttcaactgtattggatttggctgcaatgtaATTTACCCCTAAAActcccaaagtgttttgtggactctaACACTTCCCCCCTCCATTGGCAGagtggtgaggagataatgagtgaattttcattttttcagtgaactatccttTTCAGTTGGACACCTTGTTTGATAACACTAAAATCCTTTTAGGCAACAACATGAGGTCATTTGAAATACCTGTAGGAAGCAGGTTATTGGCTCCTGGATGAGTTAATCACTGATCATGGGAAGCTTACCGGACAGACGGGTGACACAGTAAATCATCACTAAtcccaacaaaaaaaaaggataagCTGGCCTCAGGCCAATCCTGCTTTATGGGGCACGTCCACTTTACCGCTATATAATCAAGTGTGTGTTACACAGTCGCCAATTCTACAACAACACGATCCACAAACAAGGTCAAAGATTGGGTAACACGATCTGAGAGGTAACTAAGTCTGCTTTAAGGGGGTTTATGTAACTATGAaatgatgtcatgaagaaacttccacaaaaagaaaaatgaatttcTAAAAATATGGAAAATGAAATCACTGCTTGACTCCATGAAATCTGATCTTATGAATAGTCGTATTTAACAAAAAGTGGCACAAGTgacaaaatgtcaacatttgTGATGATATCATTTTCTcctattataattataatatctCATTTCGTCACAATGTTCTTAAAGTTAAAGCCTATTTTTATCTGACTTAACTGATTGTATGTCACATTTTATTCCTTTGTTTTGATTATATTATTTTGTGATGTAATCACTTGAGGCTTGATTTAAAACACTCTGACATCATGATGACTCATTCGGACTCCACTCACATTCATAGCCCTGGTTCAGCATCCTGCACTCTGAATCCATGGGGCAAGGGGACAGTTCGCACCACCTGACCTCCTCACAGCGCCGCCCTGCTGTGCTGGGTGGGCAGGTGCAGGTAAAGTCATCCCACATGGAGTAGCACATTCCCCCGTTCAGACAAGGATTCTTCtgaagatgagaaaaaaaacatattgaggCTTAGTTATAATCAAATGTTGCATGAAGTTGGATTGATTTAATTGTACTGTATTAtgtatatgtattattattttaccttttttttattaaagtgtAAATCTGATAATGATACAGtaatttactttattaaaaatattaaccataaaataaaaggtaaataCAGAATCAAATTGCATTGAATTATTTGTAAAAATACAAGTAATACACATTTGTATCTCAGCAGAATAActaatgtttttagttttttgacttagtatgttttttttacagtgacaaTGGTGAggctgaaaataaaagtttgataAAGATAAGTAAAAGGAGAAACAAGTGTCTTTACTCACACTGCAGGCGTTGTCCCCCGAGCACCCGCTGGTCACGTTCTCCATGAGCTCCAGAGGATACGATCTCACTGACGTGTCCAACCCAAAGAACTGCAGCCTGCTGTCATTGATCCTCAGATCCTGGATACATCCTTTAAAATATCCACCGAACACTGAGGTTGTCTTCTTCTCCAGCAGACCTCCCACGTGCACAGTGTCTCCTGCCTGGACACCAACCGTCCTGATCTCCATCTCCCCCTGTTTCTGATCTGCTACGTACAGAGTCAAACgaccctccaccacctccacactCACAAAGTGGACCTCCCCGTCGTCCACCGTGCTCTCTGCCCTAAGACTCTCAAAGTCATTGACCTGAACCGTGACCTTGCCGTCCTCCAGCCACATCTGCAGGTACTGGCTGCTGTCGTTGGCGAGCACCAGGAGGAGTCCGTTGGGCCTTCGCGTACGGAGGAAGAGTGAGATGGAGAGGTCGTGACCCAGGTCGTCTGTGACATTGAACGTGGCGTAACTGTGAGAGTCCTCATTCCCAAAGCGTGCAGGCACATGCTCTACAAAAGGAGGGAAAAGTTGATCGAGATGAGACAATGTTGTTGTCAAGTttaagacaaagagaaaagtgaGTTGGCTGATTCAGAAAAACATATTCATTGAAGACAAATGTAGTTTTAGAAGTTCAAGGATGTAATTTAGTTTCGCTTCCTGTCTTTACTaaggtaaaaggaaaaaaactatTGAACAAGCGGCAAAAGACAGCTGGAGTTCATGCAACCAGGGAGTCAAACAGTGAGTTCACTTTTGCTCCATAtttttagaaatatattttcctttcattttcctGTGGAATTTTCTCCATGACATAATTTCAAAATTACATAAAACCCCTTAAAGCAGACTTAGTGACCTCTCAGACCGCGTTACCCAATCTTTGACCTTGTTTGTGGATCGTGTTGTTGTTGAATTTATTGATAGGACAGACTTTAATGTGTAAGGGGGAGAAATACACACAGCAAATGGCCGCATGTCAGAACCGAACATGTTGCAGATGCAGAGGATTCAACAGAACTGTCTTTTAATATCATTTACTTAGTTTTAATcttcagcacacagacacatgacatttttctcatataagaaaataaacttactattaaatccttttttttaaattatattaaaaaatattaaaatcatgCCTATGTTTGACTCTTGCTactgtaatattgcaaatgaactaataaaggattatctcaTCTTGTCTTGTGATAGATCTGGGTGCAGAGTTTTAACTGACTGGAACACTCATGTGAGCAGTTTGAGTTGAGGCAACAAGAACAGAAAAAGACGGAGGAAACGCAAGCAGCCACCAGCCCTCATACACTGTGTCCTCTGTCAGCACTTTCTCCTGTGCTGTGGTCAGCTGATaaagacacagaggacacacacagagaggtcaCACAGAAGACATAACACACTGCGTAACGTGGTCACTGTGAATGTCTGCGATTTGGGCGTGTGTATGTATTTCTGTGCGTTTGGGTAAATGTGTGTGCAAATATCCCATCAGACACTGCGGTCAGTATAATCTGCTTGGACACACTCAAGAGACCATAGATATCATCAGTGGAGAATTTAGAACCAATTGATATTTTCAGGGattatttttgtgtgaaaatctttttttcctctttccttaaATTCGTCGCTGACTCTCTGACGGTCAGTTCTGCACGGGTCAGTGAAGGTGGGTACTTTTCCTTTAATGTGCGTCTGTGTTCTTCAAAAATAGAATCCCTTATATCCTTAATCCTGTGCGTCAGATAAGAGGATCTGTGCCTCTTTCCTTCACTGTGGCTTTTAATTGGCCTCATCTCTGCTCTTGTCTCTTTACACATCAGCAACCAAGGATGTTATTTAATTACCCGCCTAAGATACTTTGTGGGAGTGACTCTGTAGTATTTTCCTCTGACCTCAATGAAATTGCTTATCTCAAAGCTTGAATGTGAGCGTGGTGGGTAACACCACAAATGTCTTTGTTTATAGATCTACAGATGCAGACGTACCCTCCTCACAGTCCTGCCCCTCGTAAGGCCTTGGACACCAGCACTGGTAGCTCTGCCACAGGTTGACACACTGTCCTCTGTTTTGACAAGGCACATCCAGGCAGCGGTCCCTGTGGCTGCAGCCGGGGGACACGTTAACAGCCGAGTCGCTCAACCATTCTTTAGGCACCACGAGCTGCCAGTCAACAAACACGTCCCGCATGCAGCCAATAAATGCTGGAAGTGGAGCGTCCTCACTTGGGTCATGTTGGTCATGAGGCACTCCTCCAATAAATGTGTTCCACTCCAGTCCAGCCAGAGTGCTTGGACTGACTGAGGCCACCTTGTGACATGACAGGCTTCCACAGCTCCCAGCATCATGCAAAAGTTTCAGGCTGAGCACCCAGTTTTCCAGCACGGCCTCTACAGAGTGCCACTCTCCATCTGTGACATTGAATGGAAGCTCCAGAACCTGGGCTGTGCGCTCTGTCTCAGCCCCAGCCGAGGCCTCCCTCCTCAGGGTGAGATAAAGCTGCCCTCTCTTCAGCTCCAGGCTCAGCAGCAGGCCCCTGTTGCTCCGCTGGAACAACAAAGCTGTGGGCAGAACAGTCTTGAAGCTCAGGGTGATTTTGCAAGAGAACTCTGCATCCACCAGAGGACTCTGGAGCAGCAGGTAGCCCCTGCGTTCGAAGGAGAATGTGGTGGGGGTATTGCAGAGGGGTCCGGTGAACCCAGCGGAGCAGGAGCAGTCGTAGCCTTGAGTCCCGTCTATGAGGAAAGGAGAGCAGGAGCCTTGATTCTGGCATTCGTGTCCCTCACAGCCCATCAACCTCACATCACAGTTCACGCCTCCATAGAGAACTCCATCGTCACTCTGTTTGAGGCAGTGGCAACTGTAGCCTTCGACGTGGCTCTCACACCTGCCCCCATTCTGACAGGGACTGGGATCACACTGGTTTATCACCTCCTGACAGAGGGAACCTGTCAGagcaagaaaaaacaacaaaatcaccTGTAGCTTGTGGTTTTTTAGTGAAGACACTAATTCAATGATTAGTCTGTTGTGAATTATTCTGCTGTAAAGGTATTTAATGTCTTGTTCTTTATTCAATTGTTTTGCAAGCATAAATATTTCCCACATGAGTTTACCAGTTGTGCCAGGTAAtagtttttattgttctttttgtttgtcattcaacTATGTTGTGCCCAGCTAAACTATTACAAGACCAGTTGCATAAAAGGGGTTTTACTTGTAAAATCCTCTTAAaattgtttgtctgtgtttctcttaaGAAATCTTTGCATGCATCATTGCTATAGATGCTTCTAGATTTTAAACAAATGCACTTTATATACAGAATCTATGTCCTGTTGTACATCAAAGAAAACTTGGTTATTTCGAGGTTGTATAAAAGGTTACAAATAATAGAATCATTAAATTCTTATTATGCAATACCATtagtaaataaacaaaaacccATTAAGATTTTACCTGTTCCAAGCAACAAAATTCCCCAGATCCATGTTGCAGGTCTCCACATCATGCCGTCACTTTTCCCCCCAGAATAACCCCGAACTTGTCTGACTGCATCATATTAGTTAGTTTGTGTACAGGTCTGCTCCTCGTCTCCTTCTCTACAACCACATAGAGCTGAATAGCTCCAGTCAGGAGACCAGCAAAGCCAGATCCTGGGGATTAAACTAATGCTATTTGGCTACCTCACTGAGTCAGTGCACTGACTGGGTTTCAATTTTTAGAACACAaccctcagcagcagctcacagtcTTACCTGAAGCAAAGTCCTGGACTCATATAATGACTCTGGATCGAATATTCTGCCCTGGCAactaaaatgtataatttgatGTAACCTCAAATAATGAAATGAGACATTGTTGGGAGGGGAAGTTACAGTCATGTCCATGTTATTATACGGAATATTGTTAAttccatatttccatatttcctCAGTAAACAGTAGCTGATTTGAACTCACACATTTCTCGTTACACAACAATAAAAGGGCAAAATGTAGTGGTGTCATTGTAGgatatttgatatatataatatatattatatttatatttgatatgataatatatatatatatatatatatatatattgtaatagaaagaaatatgttttataagTAGCACATTTTTAGAACTTACCAAATGCCGTTGctgatttttattataaatgaatgtcattgaaaacaacagaagtCCCAACATTCTGTGGGATGTACCTGAAACTACCTCCTGTATTCCTCATTAGAGGTGTGTGTATAATTCATTCAGTTGAGTACCATGAATAAAACTACCTGTTGTTCCTGGAGGACAGCTGCAGATGTAGCCTGCAGCGTGCTGCTGGTCATAGCGCTCAGGCAGCAGAGGCTCGCTGCCATACAGAGCCTGCCATGACCTCTCAATGCAGTGACCTCCGTGCATGCAGGGGCTGCTGCTACACTCACTGATGTCTACCTCACACTGACGCCCCTCAAACCCTGAAATGAGGAAGCAGATGAGAATGTATGAGATCTACAGCCCCtgtatatagatatagattctacaaacacacacagtaatatcaacatgctgctgcagtgtgtatAAGAATCTTTATGTTGCTTCATGCAGACAATGGCTGGACTAGACCACTGCTTAAACACACCTCTGTGTTTGCTCTATGTcttattctatattttaaaatgaatttctcATCTCTCACTCAAATCTCTTCATCTTTGTCCTCTTTCAAttaactgtgtctgtgttttatttacctGGCCAGCATTCACAGGTGTAGTTACCCTGCTCGCCCCTACAGGTGGCGCTGTTGAAGCAGGGTTGAGAGTGGCAGGGTGTTAGTGGTGTCTCACAGTGAGGGCCTGTGAAGTCTGTGTGAGAGCAGTCACATCTGTATCTGACACAAGAAGATGATAATTTTTTACAGAATTTCCTCAGTGTGCGTTCATGATGGAAtattaatgtaaatgtatgaatTTGTATAAAGCATAATAGTTTGTCTAAAGTTGGCAGGACGTCTCCTCTGGGCTACTCACCCATTCACCCCGTCTATACACAGAGCCCCATTCTGGCACTGATGCTCTTGGCACTCATCGGTGTCGATATCGCAGCGGTGTCCTTGGAAACCGGACGGGCAGGTGCAAGTGAAGCCACCGACGTAGCCATGGCAACTGCCCCCACTGAGACATGGCTGTGATTGACACTCATCAATCTGGACCTCACAAGTGGCCCCTGTGGATATCAAAGCAAGACAGATGCCAGAGGGCAGTTGCATGCGATACACAGACTGCTGGGCAATAAAGCTTTTTGTGTGGACTGTCTGTGATCATGTCCTGACTGTGTCTTTTCATCCCACAGCAAAGATGTTTGCCACTCTGAGGCAACATGAAAGAAGCAGTACAGGACAAAGCATCTTTCCCTTCACTGCTAttctaaaacatgttttatcctCATGTATAGTTGGGCAAGGCTTAAGTGTCCATGGATAAAATACTGAGCACTAAATTGCGGTGTGTGAATGATAATAGACATAATGCTGTTTAAAGATGTTCTTCATGTTGCTCTCATCACTATCCACTGCAttagtattttcttaaaaagcaGTGGGAGGAGGTCAGTTGTTGTTTTCAAAgacttttttcctttcttttcattcattattttgtaaGTAATCAGTGAAAACACATATGTGCTCTTCAGTAGGTCCTGCCCCACCCCTTCACAAAAGTGAAGTCTGCAAACTAACAAAGAAATAACACAACAATTTTTAAATCCATCCTCAACTGAgcttaaaaatatataagtagCCAACGAAATTTTTGAAATAAATTTGTAAATAATcccaaaaataaacaacaaagcTTTCTTCTTTTTAGAGGCTGAAAATGAGGGACATGTCACTTTCCACTCACCAGTGAACCCAGGAGAGCACAGACAGGAGAACCTGCCCACTCTGTCCACACAGGTGGCTCCGTTCCTGCAGGGCTGCGACACGCACTCGTTCACATCAATGTGACAGTGAGACCCCTGGAACCCCGGCACACAGAAGCATGAGTATCCATCCCTGTGGTTCCTGCATAAGGCCCTGTTTTGGCATGGGTTTGGAGAGCACCGGTCCACAGGTTGAGGCGGCCTGTCAGGAGACGCACCTATGAAGAGATCACATTTAGTCATTAATATCAAGTATTTCCAATCTtcctgaagaaaatattttgtaatATGATGCTTCTTTGGTCTTGGAGCATTGGTGACTCATAACAACATGTTTCTGGTTGTATTTACAATACAgctaataaaataaacagcatcTTCAACAACTCAATTTACTCCTGTAAAACgtaatatttgcatttttattaacCAATGGAGCACACAGGCTTTGATCATGAAGCTCCTTTATCTCTAGttagcaatgaaaaaaaaaaacacttgagtcGAGACGTCATCAGGACAAAGGCTTACATTTAATGGCCTCTCAAGGCATCGTGCCTGGTTGCTATGGTAACTAATTCCACTGTTTGGCCTCATCATTCGATCTATTTCCATAGAAATAGATAAATTGCTTAAGAGAGATGGAGCACAGAGATACTTTCAGACTCTTACTCCTTCACCTTTTGTGTTTCAAATCAGGCTTGTTAGGTAAAAACATGTGAGCAGTGTGTGGTTGCATGTTATGATTTTACCAAAAATTTAGCCAAAAGTTATTTATACAAAATTTAAAAGGTTAAACAgtttcactttcaaacttctTGAAGAACCTCAACCTAagattgtttcctttttgtcttcACTTCGTTATTCCCTCTAAAATCATACATCACTTCCACCTTGAGTCTCGCCCCCTGCAGCTGCTACATTTggaagaaaacatcagagacaaATAACACATCAAGACTTTTCAAAATGAACGTTCTCCAGGCAGAACAACAGGGACCAGCTCAGAGACAACGATCCACGTAATCCCTGGAATGTGCATGAGGGGCCATGTAGGCACGACGCCTCCGAAAAGAATCATCTGCACAAGTGTTTCTTCCATTATATGATAATCTCGGTTCCACAATTTTTGAAACCTTGAAAGCAGTGTAGGGAAATTGGAAGGACATAGAGAAAGTacgtgtgtaagtgtgtttttctTGATGGGTTTTGACTTCATTATGCCACAAAAGTAGCCACGCTAAAATATTCCAGTAATCACCCACGGTAATCACCCCTCAAGAGTCCAATCAGGACGAGTGCAGATTGTAAAGACAGAGAAGAGCACAATCACACTCAGTCCATCATCTTCAGCGACTCAGGCTCCATCCTCCGTCAGTGGTGGAGGTCAATCAGTTTCTCAGACAGCAGGCAGCGTTCTCCTGCATGAAGCAGCTTATGCTCGTCTAGACCGGGACTCAGCGTGATTCAGGTATCAACCAAGTGCCCCAGGGGTGTGATGGATATCATGGGCATCAGTGGCGATGCTCCGACCATATGTCCATATCAAGGATCAGCCAAATAAAGTCAGAACAGATTAGATGTAAATGTTGCAGCAGcttattaagattaagattcctctttctggtcccacacacagcatgcaaccatggggaaatttgacctctgtatttaacccatcacacggaacacaatccacacagtgaccacacacagaacagtgggcagccatgaaggggagcaattggggggttcggtgccttgttcaagggcacctcggcagtgcccaggaggtgaactggcacctctccaacttccgtccatgctggacttgaaccggccaccctccgtttcccaagccaagtcgctgtggactgagctactgcctgtTGTCATCTTCCAGACTCTGATACATTCATTCTTCAAAGAAATAAGTAGAGTGCAAATCTCCGCCAAGAACCAACAGTCCactaaacatgccagatttcTTTTCCAGATCCATAAATCGCAGCTttatgaaactacatttttgaattttatttggatctgcatcaaattgcagaCGCACATTAACTTCCTCAAGATCCATTCATTATTGTCTGCAACATCAGGGAAAATAACTCTCACAATGCTGATACTGAAAACAAATTcttgatccagatctgcatcAACATATACCAtgcccttccaccaagtttcatggaaatctgtataattctaaaaataaaccaaaaaaccGATTGGTCCTACTTATTTCATGAAGTCATGACAGGTGGTGTCCCTTGTAACCAAGATTTTTCTAGTCAACTGGTTTCTTTCAGTGTTCCCCTGAGGCAGAGTTCAGAGGATTCAGAGCCATGCAGGCCTGCTGCCAAATTGAGACACGGCTCCATGCAACCACACATCCCCTCCCACAGCGTGTATGGCTTTTTTCTAATGCAAATCACTGCTGAgggtctttgtgtgttttcctatCTGGAGGCCCTTCAGATGGCACATGTGCAGCACCTGACATCTCCTCTGGACTGATGCATGTGGCCCCGTggatctgtctgtttgtttcagtggTGATAAGAAGACACATAAAGCAAACCCCCCCTTTTTGACCCATGATCACAACCCAACCCC
Proteins encoded in this region:
- the crb1 gene encoding protein crumbs homolog 1 isoform X2; translation: MTMDLNHFLNVDFLTCTILIASLVVIDGASPDRPPQPVDRCSPNPCQNRALCRNHRDGYSCFCVPGFQGSHCHIDVNECVSQPCRNGATCVDRVGRFSCLCSPGFTGATCEVQIDECQSQPCLSGGSCHGYVGGFTCTCPSGFQGHRCDIDTDECQEHQCQNGALCIDGVNGCDCSHTDFTGPHCETPLTPCHSQPCFNSATCRGEQGNYTCECWPGFEGRQCEVDISECSSSPCMHGGHCIERSWQALYGSEPLLPERYDQQHAAGYICSCPPGTTGSLCQEVINQCDPSPCQNGGRCESHVEGYSCHCLKQSDDGVLYGGVNCDVRLMGCEGHECQNQGSCSPFLIDGTQGYDCSCSAGFTGPLCNTPTTFSFERRGYLLLQSPLVDAEFSCKITLSFKTVLPTALLFQRSNRGLLLSLELKRGQLYLTLRREASAGAETERTAQVLELPFNVTDGEWHSVEAVLENWVLSLKLLHDAGSCGSLSCHKVASVSPSTLAGLEWNTFIGGVPHDQHDPSEDAPLPAFIGCMRDVFVDWQLVVPKEWLSDSAVNVSPGCSHRDRCLDVPCQNRGQCVNLWQSYQCWCPRPYEGQDCEEEHVPARFGNEDSHSYATFNVTDDLGHDLSISLFLRTRRPNGLLLVLANDSSQYLQMWLEDGKVTVQVNDFESLRAESTVDDGEVHFVSVEVVEGRLTLYVADQKQGEMEIRTVGVQAGDTVHVGGLLEKKTTSVFGGYFKGCIQDLRINDSRLQFFGLDTSVRSYPLELMENVTSGCSGDNACSKNPCLNGGMCYSMWDDFTCTCPPSTAGRRCEEVRWCELSPCPMDSECRMLNQGYECYSNATFLNDSTVLSFRGNGQISRNLTNLSLNLRTRRRNTAILHAEKGSAFITVSVQDGFLFMELQSATTVGDSEEEAISTVSLSSQTSVSDGEWHSVQVFMAAPWAHVSRWTLVLDEEIEAASTSRSQAGNIDFLKQGVDIFLGGLSPDSGWSLAGCLGTVELGGIALSYFSSSDVNFPRLQEEQFIQTSLHPPLLGCGGAPVCRPNPCLNGGECQDHFNTYNCSCAEGWAGRRCDFFTNTCASGPCVHGNCSVNGPAYECTCEFGYAGVDCDEEVDICEDHLCAHGGTCLHGPDRYACLCPENYTGPLCNERIEEIPWYIVVRNVRPKLPVSVCGDDTRNYTCFNGGNCTDRELSCDCPPGFGGHRCEQEVDECQSNPCLNGGYCRNLINKFICMCDMSYAGDTCQMDIERAPRSSRVAAVLAPCLIGLAIVVMVGLALAVAKLRKRRQTEGVFSPRHLEAAGGHDPPTELRNTSISTLAARVERLV
- the crb1 gene encoding protein crumbs homolog 1 isoform X4 produces the protein MMWRPATWIWGILLLGTGSLCQEVINQCDPSPCQNGGRCESHVEGYSCHCLKQSDDGVLYGGVNCDVRLMGCEGHECQNQGSCSPFLIDGTQGYDCSCSAGFTGPLCNTPTTFSFERRGYLLLQSPLVDAEFSCKITLSFKTVLPTALLFQRSNRGLLLSLELKRGQLYLTLRREASAGAETERTAQVLELPFNVTDGEWHSVEAVLENWVLSLKLLHDAGSCGSLSCHKVASVSPSTLAGLEWNTFIGGVPHDQHDPSEDAPLPAFIGCMRDVFVDWQLVVPKEWLSDSAVNVSPGCSHRDRCLDVPCQNRGQCVNLWQSYQCWCPRPYEGQDCEEEHVPARFGNEDSHSYATFNVTDDLGHDLSISLFLRTRRPNGLLLVLANDSSQYLQMWLEDGKVTVQVNDFESLRAESTVDDGEVHFVSVEVVEGRLTLYVADQKQGEMEIRTVGVQAGDTVHVGGLLEKKTTSVFGGYFKGCIQDLRINDSRLQFFGLDTSVRSYPLELMENVTSGCSGDNACSKNPCLNGGMCYSMWDDFTCTCPPSTAGRRCEEVRWCELSPCPMDSECRMLNQGYECYSNATFLNDSTVLSFRGNGQISRNLTNLSLNLRTRRRNTAILHAEKGSAFITVSVQDGFLFMELQSATTVGDSEEEAISTVSLSSQTSVSDGEWHSVQVFMAAPWAHVSRWTLVLDEEIEAASTSRSQAGNIDFLKQGVDIFLGGLSPDSGWSLAGCLGTVELGGIALSYFSSSDVNFPRLQEEQFIQTSLHPPLLGCGGAPVCRPNPCLNGGECQDHFNTYNCSCAEGWAGRRCDFFTNTCASGPCVHGNCSVNGPAYECTCEFGYAGVDCDEEVDICEDHLCAHGGTCLHGPDRYACLCPENYTGPLCNERIEEIPWYIVVRNVRPKLPVSVCGDDTRNYTCFNGGNCTDRELSCDCPPGFGGHRCEQEVDECQSNPCLNGGYCRNLINKFICMCDMSYAGDTCQMDIERAPRSSRVAAVLAPCLIGLAIVVMVGLALAVAKLRKRRQTEGVFSPRHLEAAGGHDPPTELRNTSISTLAARVERLV
- the crb1 gene encoding protein crumbs homolog 1 isoform X3; translation: MTMDLNHFLNVDFLTCTILIASLVVIDGASPDRPPQPVDRCSPNPCQNRALCRNHRDGYSCFCVPGFQGSHCHIDVNECVSQPCRNGATCVDRVGRFSCLCSPGFTGATCEVQIDECQSQPCLSGGSCHGYVGGFTCTCPSGFQGHRCDIDTDECQEHQCQNGALCIDGVNGYRCDCSHTDFTGPHCETPLTPCHSQPCFNSATCRGEQGNYTCECWPGFEGRQCEVDISECSSSPCMHGGHCIERSWQALYGSEPLLPERYDQQHAAGYICSCPPGTTGSLCQEVINQCDPSPCQNGGRCESHVEGYSCHCLKQSDDGVLYGGVNCDVRLMGCEGHECQNQGSCSPFLIDGTQGYDCSCSAGFTGPLCNTPTTFSFERRGYLLLQSPLVDAEFSCKITLSFKTVLPTALLFQRSNRGLLLSLELKRGQLYLTLRREASAGAETERTAQVLELPFNVTDGEWHSVEAVLENWVLSLKLLHDAGSCGSLSCHKVASVSPSTLAGLEWNTFIGGVPHDQHDPSEDAPLPAFIGCMRDVFVDWQLVVPKEWLSDSAVNVSPGCSHRDRCLDVPCQNRGQCVNLWQSYQCWCPRPYEGQDCEEEHVPARFGNEDSHSYATFNVTDDLGHDLSISLFLRTRRPNGLLLVLANDSSQYLQMWLEDGKVTVQVNDFESLRAESTVDDGEVHFVSVEVVEGRLTLYVADQKQGEMEIRTVGVQAGDTVHVGGLLEKKTTSVFGGYFKGCIQDLRINDSRLQFFGLDTSVRSYPLELMENVTSGCSGDNACSKNPCLNGGMCYSMWDDFTCTCPPSTAGRRCEEVRWCELSPCPMDSECRMLNQGYECYSNATFLNDSTVLSFRGNGQISRNLTNLSLNLRTRRRNTAILHAEKGSAFITVSVQDGFLFMELQSATTVGDSEEEAISTVSLSSQTSVSDGEWHSVQVFMAAPWAHVSRWTLVLDEEIEAASTSRSQAGNIDFLKQGVDIFLGGLSPDSGWSLAGCLGTVELGGIALSYFSSSDVNFPRLQEEQFIQTSLHPPLLGCGGAPVCRPNPCLNGGECQDHFNTYNCSCAEGWAGRRCDFFTNTCASGPCVHGNCSVNGPAYECTCEFGYAGVDCDEEVDICEDHLCAHGGTCLHGPDRYACLCPENYTGPLCNERIEEIPWYIVVRNVRPKLPVSVCGDDTRNYTCFNGGNCTDRELSCDCPPGFGGHRCEQEVDECQSNPCLNGGYCRNLINKFICMCDMSYAGDTCQMDLTSEGLTSDLLLSIILVSVVLLLAFILTSVGLVAALKRRATHGTYSPSRQEKEGSRVEMWSITQPPPMERLI
- the crb1 gene encoding protein crumbs homolog 1 isoform X1: MTMDLNHFLNVDFLTCTILIASLVVIDGASPDRPPQPVDRCSPNPCQNRALCRNHRDGYSCFCVPGFQGSHCHIDVNECVSQPCRNGATCVDRVGRFSCLCSPGFTGATCEVQIDECQSQPCLSGGSCHGYVGGFTCTCPSGFQGHRCDIDTDECQEHQCQNGALCIDGVNGYRCDCSHTDFTGPHCETPLTPCHSQPCFNSATCRGEQGNYTCECWPGFEGRQCEVDISECSSSPCMHGGHCIERSWQALYGSEPLLPERYDQQHAAGYICSCPPGTTGSLCQEVINQCDPSPCQNGGRCESHVEGYSCHCLKQSDDGVLYGGVNCDVRLMGCEGHECQNQGSCSPFLIDGTQGYDCSCSAGFTGPLCNTPTTFSFERRGYLLLQSPLVDAEFSCKITLSFKTVLPTALLFQRSNRGLLLSLELKRGQLYLTLRREASAGAETERTAQVLELPFNVTDGEWHSVEAVLENWVLSLKLLHDAGSCGSLSCHKVASVSPSTLAGLEWNTFIGGVPHDQHDPSEDAPLPAFIGCMRDVFVDWQLVVPKEWLSDSAVNVSPGCSHRDRCLDVPCQNRGQCVNLWQSYQCWCPRPYEGQDCEEEHVPARFGNEDSHSYATFNVTDDLGHDLSISLFLRTRRPNGLLLVLANDSSQYLQMWLEDGKVTVQVNDFESLRAESTVDDGEVHFVSVEVVEGRLTLYVADQKQGEMEIRTVGVQAGDTVHVGGLLEKKTTSVFGGYFKGCIQDLRINDSRLQFFGLDTSVRSYPLELMENVTSGCSGDNACSKNPCLNGGMCYSMWDDFTCTCPPSTAGRRCEEVRWCELSPCPMDSECRMLNQGYECYSNATFLNDSTVLSFRGNGQISRNLTNLSLNLRTRRRNTAILHAEKGSAFITVSVQDGFLFMELQSATTVGDSEEEAISTVSLSSQTSVSDGEWHSVQVFMAAPWAHVSRWTLVLDEEIEAASTSRSQAGNIDFLKQGVDIFLGGLSPDSGWSLAGCLGTVELGGIALSYFSSSDVNFPRLQEEQFIQTSLHPPLLGCGGAPVCRPNPCLNGGECQDHFNTYNCSCAEGWAGRRCDFFTNTCASGPCVHGNCSVNGPAYECTCEFGYAGVDCDEEVDICEDHLCAHGGTCLHGPDRYACLCPENYTGPLCNERIEEIPWYIVVRNVRPKLPVSVCGDDTRNYTCFNGGNCTDRELSCDCPPGFGGHRCEQEVDECQSNPCLNGGYCRNLINKFICMCDMSYAGDTCQMDIERAPRSSRVAAVLAPCLIGLAIVVMVGLALAVAKLRKRRQTEGVFSPRHLEAAGGHDPPTELRNTSISTLAARVERLV